The genomic segment GCGTCGGCGAAATGGATCGGCCGCTGTCCGGACTGCGGCGCGTGGAATTCCTACGTCGCGGCGTCTCCGGCGCCCCGGAAGAGCCGCCGCCCCGCGTCGCCGGCGCGGTCCCTTTCGATCTCCGCCGTCGAAGAGACTCCCGCGCCGCGGCTCGCGACGGGGCTCGCCGACTTCGACCGGGTGCTCGGCGGCGGGCTGGTACCGGGTTCGGTCGTCCTGATCGGCGGCGAACCCGGGATCGGCAAGTCGACGCTCCTCCTGCAGGCCGCGCGCGCCTGCGCCGCGGCCGGAGGAACGGTCCTCTACGTTTCCGGCGAGGAGTCGCTCCGCCAGGTCCGTCTCCGCGCGGGGCGGCTGGACGCGGTCGCCGCGGACCTCCGCGTCCTGGCGGAGACCGACCCCGAGGTCGCGACGGAGGAGGCGCGAACGCTCGATCCCTCCCTCGTGGTCGTCGATTCCGTCCAGGCGATGGCTTCTCCCGATCTGCCCTCTCCCTCCGGCTCGGTGGGCCAGGTCCGGCAGGCGGCGCTCGTGTTCCAGCGGTTCGCGCGCGAGAAGAACGTCCCGGTCGTCCTGATCGGGCACGTGACGAAGGACGGGACGCTCGCCGGACCGAAGGCGCTCGAGCACCTCGTCGACGCGGTGCTCTCGTTCGAGGGGGATCGGTCCCGCGGCCGGCGGATCCTGCGCGCAACCAAGA from the Thermoanaerobaculia bacterium genome contains:
- the radA gene encoding DNA repair protein RadA gives rise to the protein ASAKWIGRCPDCGAWNSYVAASPAPRKSRRPASPARSLSISAVEETPAPRLATGLADFDRVLGGGLVPGSVVLIGGEPGIGKSTLLLQAARACAAAGGTVLYVSGEESLRQVRLRAGRLDAVAADLRVLAETDPEVATEEARTLDPSLVVVDSVQAMASPDLPSPSGSVGQVRQAALVFQRFAREKNVPVVLIGHVTKDGTLAGPKALEHLVDAVLSFEGDRSRGRRILRATKNRFGAVDEIALYEMTSAGLSEVADPSRALLAERRAGMPGSAVSASLEGTRPLLVEIQALVGPAVSGSARRSAVGLDSGRLAMVLAVLEARAALPVSSREIFVSCAGGFDVREPAADLALAAAVLSSHRGEPLPADAFFIGEIGLLGEVRSVSDAASRLREGAAHGFRRVYLPRSDAAAAREFPDLKATPVAEVKDLT